A region of Malaclemys terrapin pileata isolate rMalTer1 chromosome 5, rMalTer1.hap1, whole genome shotgun sequence DNA encodes the following proteins:
- the PRDM8 gene encoding PR domain zinc finger protein 8: MEDAGVQRGIWDGDAKAVQQCLTDIFTSVYTTCDIPENAIFGPCVLSHTSLYDSIAFIALKSTDKRTVPYIFRVDTSAANGSSEGLMWLRLVQSARDKEEQNLEAYIKNGQLFYRSLRRIAKDEELLVWYGKELTELLLLTTARSHSKMNGSPPYACLECSQRFQFEFPYAAHLRFRCPKRLPSSEPSPAEEPRGKDSGKEPAASLGPGPNKYSKPGGPLHPHYPGPAQDSSNAKPSTDFHNLARELENSRAGGSSPSRSPHPAPGAGSKAKRKYPEEPGEERGQGAGRGRLPSSPKEDLVCTPQQQYRPAGSYFGLEESGRLFGPPSPETGEAKRSAFVEVKKASRGLEAEAAAEEAAEQQQRASPAGAGDPLLGARPGGPLSGGSPARGSAFTTVPQLGGKAEERKSAFSQPARSAFPPHVAPLGLAPKLGSLGEPCPEAAARLYPPDPLAAKLPGGAELPGAGGAPKQSPFLYATAFWPKSSVAAAAAGPLQLQLPSALTLLPPSFTSLCLPAQNWCAKCNASFRMTSDLVYHMRSHHKKEYAMEPLVKRRREEKLKCPICNESFRERHHLSRHMTSHN; encoded by the exons ATGGAGGACGCCGGCGTTCAAAGGGGTATATGGGATGGAGACGCCAAGGCAGTCCAGCAATGTTTGACGGATATTTTCACCAGTGTTTACACCACCTGCGATATCCCGGAAAATGCGATCTTCGGCCCTTGTGTATTGAGCCACACTTCTTTGTATGACAGCATCGCTTTCATAGCGCTTAAATCCACTGACAAGAGAACCGTCCCTTATATATTCCGG GTGGACACTTCCGCAGCAAATGGCTCCTCCGAAGGGCTAATGTGGCTCCGTCTGGTCCAGTCAGCCAGAGATAAAGAAGAACAGAACCTAGAAGCTTACATCAAAAATGGACAATTGTTTTATCGGTCCCTTCGCAGGATTGCCAAAGACGAGGAGTTATTAGTTTGGTATGGGAAAGAACTGACGGAATTACTGTTGCTCACCACCGCCAGATCCCACAGCAAGATGAACG GGTCGCCCCCGTACGCTTGCCTGGAGTGCAGCCAGCGTTTCCAGTTCGAGTTCCCCTACGCCGCCCACCTGCGGTTCCGCTGCCCCAAGAGACTGCCCAGCTCGGAGCCCAGCCCCGCCGAGGAGCCGCGCGGCAAGGACAGCGGCAAGGAGCCGGCGGCCAGCCTGGGGCCCGGGCCCAACAAGTACAGCAAGCCCGGCGGGCCGCTCCACCCGCactaccccggccccgcccaggACAGCAGCAACGCCAAACCCTCCACGGACTTCCACAACCTGGCCCGCGAGCTGGAGAACTCCCGGGCCGGCGGCAGCTCGCCCAGCCGCAGCCCGCACCCCGCGCCCGGCGCGGGCAGCAAAGCCAAGCGGAAATACCCGGAGGAGCCGGGCGaggagcggggccagggggccggcagggggcgcctgccctcctcccccaaggagGACCTGGTGTGCACCCCGCAGCAGCAGTACCGGCCCGCGGGCAGCTACTTCGGCCTGGAGGAGAGCGGCCGCCTCTTCGGGCCGCCCAGCCCGGAGACGGGCGAGGCCAAGCGCAGCGCCTTCGTGGAGGTGAAGAAAGCCTCGCGCGGGCTGGAGGCCGAGGCGGCGGCGGAGGAGGCGgcggagcagcagcagcgcgcCTCGCCCGCCGGCGCCGGGGACCCGCTGCTGGGCGCCCGGCCGGGCGGGCCGCTCTCCGGGGGCAGCCCGGCGCGGGGCAGCGCCTTCACCACGGTGCCGCAGCTGGGCGGCAAGGCGGAGGAGCGGAAAAGCGCCTTCTCCCAGCCCGCCCGCTCCGCCTTCCCGCCGCACGTGGCGCCGCTGGGGCTGGCCCCGAAGCTGGGCAGCCTGGGCGAGCCCTGCCCGGAGGCCGCCGCCCGCCTCTACCCGCCCGACCCGCTGGCCGCCAAGCTGCCCGGCGGCGCCGAGCTGCCCGGCGCCGGCGGGGCGCCCAAGCAGAGCCCCTTCCTCTACGCCACCGCCTTCTGGCCCAAGAGCtcggtggcggcggcggcggccgggCCGCTCCAGCTGCAGCTGCCCTCGGCCCTGACCCTGCTGCCGCCCTCCTTCACCTCGCTGTGCCTGCCGGCCCAGAACTGGTGCGCCAAGTGCAACGCCTCCTTCCGCATGACTTCCGACCTGGTGTACCACATGCGCTCGCACCACAAGAAGGAGTACGCCATGGAGCCGCTGGTCAAGCGCCGCCGCGAGGAGAAGCTCAAGTGCCCCATCTGCAACGAGTCCTTCCGCGAGCGCCACCACCTCTCCCGGCACATGACCTCCCACAACTGA